The following are from one region of the Leishmania mexicana MHOM/GT/2001/U1103 complete genome, chromosome 10 genome:
- a CDS encoding GP63, leishmanolysin, with translation MPVDSSSTHRHRCVAARLVRLAAAGAAVTVAVGTAAAWAHAGAPQHRCIHDAMQARVLQSVAAQRMAPSAVSAVGLPYVSVVPVENASTLDYSLSDSTSPGVVRAANWGALRIAVSAEDLTDPAYHCARVGQRVNNHAGDIVTCTAEDILTDEKRDTLVKHLVPQALQLHRERLKVRQVQGKWKVTGMAADVCGYFKVPPEHITEGVTNTDFVLYVASVPSEESVLAWATTCQVFADGHPAVGVINIPAANIASRYDQLVTRVVTHEMAHALGFSDTFFEAVGIVQEVPHVRGKDFNVSVITSSTAVAKAREQYGCNSLEYLEIEDQGGAGSAGSHIKMRNAQDELMAPAASAGYYTALTMAVFQDLGFYQADFSKAEAMPWGRNAGCAFLSEKCMAKNVTKWPPMFCNESAATIRCPTDRLSLGTCGITAYNTSLATYWQYFTNASLGGYSPFLDYCPTVVGYRNGSCNQDASTAPDLLAAFNVFSETARCIDGAFTPKNRTAADGYYGGLCANVKCDTATRTYSVQVRGSNGYVNCTPGLRVKLSSVSDAFEKGGYVTCPPYVEVCQGNVKAAKDFAGDTDSSSSADDAADKEAMQRWSDRVAALATATTLLLGMVLSLVTLLVVRLLLTSSPWCCCRLGGGAPDVSCDGPLA, from the coding sequence ATGCCcgtcgacagcagcagcacgcaccggcaccgctgcgtcgccgcgcgcctggtgcgcctcgcggctgccggcgccgcagtcaccgtcgctgtcggcaccgcggccgcgtgggcacacgccggtgcgccccagcaccgctgcatccACGACGCGATGCAGGCCCGCGTGCTGCAGTCGGTGGCGGCTCAGCGCATGGCCCCCAGCGCGGTGTCCGCGGTGGGCCTGCCGTACGTGTCCGTGGTCCCCGTCGAGAACGCCAGCACCCTCGACTACTCGCTATCGGACAGCACGTCGCCCGGTGTTGTGCGCGCCGCGAACTggggcgcgctgcgcatcgccgtctccgccgaAGACCTCACCGACCCCGCCTACCACTGCGCTCGTGTTGGGCAGCGCGTCAACAACCACGCCGGCGACATCGTCACCTGCACCGCCGAGGACATCCTCACCGACGAGAAGCGCGACACCCTCGTCAAGCACCTCGTcccgcaggcgctgcagctgcacagggAGCGCCTGAAGGTGCGGCAGGTGCAGGGCAAGTGGAAGGTGACGGGCATGGCGGCCGACGTGTGCGGCTACTTCAAGGTGCCGCCGGAGCACATCACGGAAGGCGTGACCAACACCGACTTCGTGCTGTACGTCGCCTCCGTGCCGAGCGAGGAGAGTGTGCTGGCGTGGGCCACGACCTGCCAGGTGTTCGCTGACGGCCACCCAGCCGTCGGCGTCATCAACATCCCCGCGGCGAACATTGCGTCGCGGTACGACCAGCTCGTCACGCGTGTCGTCACGCACGAgatggcgcacgcgctgggCTTCAGCGACACATTCTTTGAGGCCGTCGGCATCGTGCAAGAGGTGCCGCACGTTCGCGGCAAGGACTTTAATGTGTCGGTGAtcaccagcagcacggcggtggcgaaggcgcgTGAGCAGTACGGCTGCAACAGCTTGGAGTATCTGGAGATTGAGGACCAGGGCGGTGCGGGCTCCGCCGGGTCGCATATCAAGATGCGCAACGCGCAGGACGAGCTCATGGCGCCTGCCGCATCTGCCGGGTACTACACCGCCCTGACCATGGCCGTCTTCCAGGACCTCGGCTTCTACCAGGCGGACTTCAGCAAGGCCGAGGCGATGCCGTGGGGCCGGAACGCCGGCTGCGCCTTCCTCAGCGAGAAGTGCATGGCGAAGAACGTCACGAAGTGGCCGCCGATGTTCTGCAATGAGAGTGCGGCCACCATACGGTGCCCCACCGACCGTCTGAGCCTCGGAACTTGTGGTATAACAGCATACAATACTTCGTTGGCGACGTACTGGCAGTACTTCACCAACGCGTCCCTCGGGGGCTACTCGCCATTCCTGGACTACTGCCCGACTGTTGTTGGCTACAGGAATGGCTCGTGCAATCAGGATGCGTCGACGGCACCGGACCTTCTCGCTGCGTTCAACGTCTTCTCCGAGACCGCGCGGTGCATCGATGGCGCCTTCACGCCGAAGAACAGAACCGCTGCGGATGGATACTACGGCGGCCTGTGCGCCAACGTGAAGTGCGACAcggccacgcgcacgtacagcGTCCAGgtgcgcggcagcaacggctaCGTGAACTGCACGCCGGGCCTCAGAGTTAAGTTGAGCAGCGTGAGCGACGCCTTCGAGAAGGGCGGCTACGTCACGTGCCCGCCGTACGTGGAGGTGTGCCAGGGCAACGTCAAAGCTGCCAAGGACTTTGCAGGCGACACCgacagctccagcagcgccgatgacgctgccgacaaagaggcgatgcagcggtggAGTGACAGGGTGGCCGCCTTGGCTActgcgacgacgctgctgctagGAATggtgctctctctcgtgaCACTCCTCGTGGTGCGGCTACTCCTTACCAGCTCCccctggtgctgctgcagactgggggggggggctcccGACGTGAGTTGCGACGGCCCACTAGCTTGA
- a CDS encoding GP63, leishmanolysin: MSVDSSSTHRNRCVAARLVRLAAAGAAVTVAVGTAAAWAHAGAPQHRCIHDAMQARVRQSVAAQRMAPSAVSAVGLPHVTLDAADTAAGADPSTGTPRNVVRAANWGALRIAVSAEDLTDPAYHCARVGQRISARDGRFAVCTAEDILTDEKRDILVKHLVPQALQLHRERLKVRQVQGKWKVTDMAADVCSYFKVPPAHVTGGVSNTDFVLYVASVPSEESVLAWAMTCQVFPDGHPAVGVINIPAANIASRYDQLVTRVVAHEMAHALGFSGTFFEAVGIVQEVPGIRGKTFTVAVITSSTAVAKAREQYGCNSLEYLEIEDQGGAGSAGSHIKMRNAKDELMAPAASAGYYTALTMAVFQDLGFYQADFSKAEEMPWGRNVRCAFLSEKCMAKNVTKWPAMFCNESAATIRCPTDRLRVGTCGITAYNTSLATYWQYFTNASLGGYSPFLDYCPFVVGYRNGSCNQDASTTPDLLAAFNVFSEAARCIDGAFTPKNRTAADGYYTALCANVKCDTATRTYSVQVRGSNGYANCTPGLRVKLSSVSDAFEKGGYVTCPPYVEVCQGNVKAAKDFAGDTDSSSSADDAADKEAMQRWSDRMAALATATTLLLGMVLSLMALLVVRLLLTSSPWCCCRLGGLPT; this comes from the coding sequence ATGTCcgtcgacagcagcagcacgcaccggaaccgctgcgtcgccgcgcgcctggtgcgcctcgcggctgccggcgccgcagtcaccgtcgctgtcggcaccgcggccgcgtgggcacacgccggtgcgccccagcaccgctgcatccACGACGCGATGCAGGCCCGCGTGCGGCAGTCGGTGGCGGCTCAGCGCATGGCCCCCAGCGCGGTGTCCGCGGTGGGCCTGCCGCACGTGACTCTCGACGCCGCggacaccgctgccggcgccgatcCCAGCACGGGCACCCCGCGCAACGTTGTGCGCGCCGCGAACTggggcgcgctgcgcatcgccgtctccgccgaAGACCTCACCGACCCCGCCTACCACTGCGCTCGTGTCGGGCAGCGTATCAGCGCGCGCGACGGCCGTTTCGCCGTCTGCACCGCCGAGGACATCCTCACCGACGAGAAGCGCGACATCCTCGTCAAACACCTCGTcccgcaggcgctgcagctgcacagggAGCGCCTGAAGGTGCGGCAGGTGCAGGGCAAGTGGAAGGTGACAGACATGGCGGCCGACGTGTGCAGCTACTTcaaggtgccgccggcgcacgtCACCGGAGGCGTGAGCAACACCGACTTCGTGTTGTACGTCGCCTCCGTGCCGAGCGAGGAGAGTGTGCTGGCGTGGGCCATGACCTGCCAGGTGTTCCCTGACGGCCACCCAGCTGTCGGCGTCATCAACATCCCCGCAGCGAACATTGCGTCGCGGTACGACCAGCTCGTCACGCGTGTCGTCGCGCACGAgatggcgcacgcgctgggCTTCAGCGGCACATTCTTTGAGGCCGTCGGCATCGTGCAAGAGGTGCCGGGAATACGCGGCAAGACCTTTACAGTAGCTGTGAtcaccagcagcacggcggtggcgaaggcgcgTGAGCAGTACGGCTGCAACAGCTTGGAGTATCTGGAGATTGAGGACCAGGGCGGTGCGGGCTCCGCCGGGTCGCATATCAAGATGCGCAACGCCAAGGACGAGCTCATGGCGCCTGCCGCATCTGCCGGGTACTACACCGCCCTGACCATGGCCGTCTTCCAGGACCTCGGCTTCTACCAGGCGGACTTCAGCAAGGCCGAGGAGATGCCGTGGGGCCGGAACGTCCGCTGCGCCTTCCTCAGCGAGAAGTGCATGGCGAAGAACGTCACGAAGTGGCCGGCGATGTTCTGCAATGAGAGTGCGGCCACCATACGGTGCCCCACCGACCGTCTGAGAGTCGGAACTTGTGGTATAACAGCATACAATACTTCGTTGGCGACGTACTGGCAGTACTTCACCAATGCGTCCCTCGGGGGCTACTCGCCATTCCTGGACTACTGCCCGTTTGTTGTTGGCTACAGGAATGGCTCGTGCAATCAGGATGCGTCGACGACACCGGACCTTCTCGCTGCGTTCAACGTCTTCTCCGAGGCCGCGCGGTGCATCGATGGCGCCTTCACGCCGAAGAACAGAACCGCTGCGGATGGATACTACACCGCCCTGTGCGCCAACGTGAAGTGCGACAcggccacgcgcacgtacagcGTCCAGgtgcgcggcagcaacggctaCGCCAACTGCACGCCGGGCCTCAGAGTTAAGTTGAGCAGCGTGAGCGACGCCTTCGAGAAGGGCGGCTACGTCACGTGCCCGCCGTACGTGGAGGTGTGCCAGGGCAACGTCAAAGCTGCCAAGGACTTTGCAGGCGACACCgacagctccagcagcgccgatgacgctgccgacaaagaggcgatgcagcggtggAGTGACAGGATGGCCGCCTTGGCTActgcgacgacgctgctgctagGAATGGTGCTCTCTCTCATGGCACTCCTCGTGGTGCGGCTACTCCTTACCAGCTCCccctggtgctgctgcagactGGGGGGGCTCCCGACGTGA
- a CDS encoding GP63, leishmanolysin, with the protein MPVDSSSTHRHRCVAARLVRLAAAGAAVTVAVGTAAAWAHAGAPQHRCIHDAMQARVRQSVAAQRMAPSAVSAVGLPHVTLDAADTAAGADPSTGTPRNVVRAANWGALRIAVSAEDLTDPAYHCARVGQRISARDGRFAVCTAEDILTDEKRDILVKHLVPQALQLHRERLKVRQVQGKWKVTDMAADVCSYFKVPPAHVTGGVSNTDFVLYVASVPSEESVLAWAMTCQVFPDGHPAVGVINIPAANIASRYDQLVTRVVAHEMAHALGFSGTFFEAVGIVQEVPGIRGKTFTVAVINSSTAVAKAREQYGCNSLEYLEMEDQGGAGSAGSHIKMRNAQDELMAPAASAGYYTALTMAVFQDLGFYQADFSKAEAMPWGRNAGCAFLSEKCMENGVTKWPAMFCNESADAIRCPTSRLSVGMCDVTPYQALPPYLQYFTDPFLAGSSAFMDYCPVVVPYDDGSCGQSASEADAAFKAFNVFSDAARCIDGAFRPKTTHGVIKSYAALCANVKCDTAARTYSVQVRGSSGYANCTPGLRFELSTVSDAFEKGGYVTCPPYVEVCQGNAQAIKDGGNAAAGRRGPRAAATALVVAALLAVAL; encoded by the coding sequence ATGCCcgtcgacagcagcagcacgcaccggcaccgctgcgtcgccgcgcgcctggtgcgcctcgcggctgccggcgccgcagtcaccgtcgctgtcggcaccgcggccgcgtgggcacacgccggtgcgccccagcaccgctgcatccACGACGCGATGCAGGCCCGCGTGCGGCAGTCGGTGGCGGCTCAGCGCATGGCCCCCAGCGCGGTGTCCGCGGTGGGCCTGCCGCACGTGACTCTCGACGCCGCggacaccgctgccggcgccgatcCCAGCACGGGCACCCCGCGCAACGTTGTGCGCGCCGCGAACTggggcgcgctgcgcatcgccgtctccgccgaAGACCTCACCGACCCCGCCTACCACTGCGCTCGTGTCGGGCAGCGTATCAGCGCGCGCGACGGCCGTTTCGCCGTCTGCACCGCCGAGGACATCCTCACCGACGAGAAGCGCGACATCCTCGTCAAACACCTCGTcccgcaggcgctgcagctgcacagggAGCGCCTGAAGGTGCGGCAGGTGCAGGGCAAGTGGAAGGTGACAGACATGGCGGCCGACGTGTGCAGCTACTTcaaggtgccgccggcgcacgtCACCGGAGGCGTGAGCAACACCGACTTCGTGTTGTACGTCGCCTCCGTGCCGAGCGAGGAGAGTGTGCTGGCGTGGGCCATGACCTGCCAGGTGTTCCCTGACGGCCACCCAGCTGTCGGCGTCATCAACATCCCCGCAGCGAACATTGCGTCGCGGTACGACCAGCTCGTCACGCGTGTCGTCGCGCACGAgatggcgcacgcgctgggCTTCAGCGGCACATTCTTTGAGGCCGTCGGCATCGTGCAAGAGGTGCCGGGAATACGCGGCAAGACCTTTACAGTAGCTGTGAtcaacagcagcacggcggtggcgaaggcgcgTGAGCAGTACGGCTGCAACAGCTTGGAGTATCTGGAGATGGAGGACCAGGGCGGTGCGGGCTCCGCCGGGTCGCATATCAAGATGCGCAACGCGCAGGACGAGCTCATGGCGCCTGCCGCATCTGCCGGGTACTACACCGCCCTGACCATGGCCGTCTTCCAGGACCTCGGCTTCTACCAGGCGGACTTCAGCAAGGCCGAGGCGATGCCGTGGGGCCGGAACGCCGGCTGCGCCTTCCTCAGCGAGAAGTGCATGGAGAACGGCGTCACGAAGTGGCCGGCGATGTTCTGCAATGAGAGTGCGGACGCCATACGGTGCCCCACCAGTCGCCTCAGCGTCGGAATGTGCGATGTTACCCCCTACCAAGCGCTTCCGCCGTACTTGCAGTACTTCACGGACCCGTTCCTGGccggcagctccgccttcaTGGACTACTGCCCTGTGGTGGTGCCGTACGATGATGGCAGCTGCGGGCAGAGTGCCTCTGAAGCCGACGCAGCCTTTAAGGCCTTCAACGTCTTCTCCGACGCGGCGCGCTGCATCGACGGCGCCTTCAGACCGAAGACGACTCACGGTGTAATCAAGTCGTACGCCGCCCTGTGCGCCAACGTGAAGTGCGACACGGCCGCGCGCACGTACAGCGTCCaggtgcgcggcagcagcggctacGCCAACTGCACGCCGGGCCTCAGGTTTGAGCTGAGCACCGTGAGCGACGCCTTCGAGAAGGGCGGCTACGTCACGTGCCCGCCGTACGTGGAGGTGTGCCAGGGCAACGCGCAGGCTATCAAGgacggcggcaacgccgcgGCTGGTCGCCGTGGtccgcgcgccgcggcgacggcgctggtggtggccgcgctgctcgccgtGGCGCTCTAG
- a CDS encoding GP63, leishmanolysin, translating into MPVDSSSTHRHRCVAARLVRLAAAGAAVTVAVGTAAAWAHAGAPQHRCIHDAMQARVLQSVAAQRMAPSAVSAVGLPYVSVVPVENASTLDYSLSDSTSPGVVRAANWGALRIAVSAEDLTDPAYHCARVGQRVNNHAGDIVTCTAEDILTDEKRDTLVKHLVPQALQLHRERLKVRQVQGKWKVTGMAADVCSYFKVPPEHITEGVTNTDFVLYVASVPSEESVLAWAMTCQVFPDGHPAVGVINIPAANIAARYDQLVTRVVTHEMAHALGFSDTFFEAVGIVQEVPHVRGKDFNVSVITSSTVVAKAREQYGCCCLWYLEIEDQGGAGSAGSHIKMRNAQDELMAPAASAGYYTALTMAVFQDLGFYQADFSKAEAMPWGRNAGCAFLSEKCMAKNVTKWPAMFCNESADAIRCPTDRLSLGTCGITAYNTSLATYWQYFTNASLGGDSAFLDYCPTVVDYSDGSCNQDASTAPDLFAAFNVFSETARCIDGAFTPKNRTAADGYYGGLCANVKCDTVTRTYSVQVRGSNGYVNCTPGLRVKLSSVSDAFEKGGYVTCPPYVEVCQGNVKAAKDFAGDTDSSSSADDAADKEAMQRWSDRVAALATATTLLLGMVLSLVTLLVVRLLLTSSPWCCCRLGGLPT; encoded by the coding sequence ATGCCcgtcgacagcagcagcacgcaccggcaccgctgcgtcgccgcgcgcctggtgcgcctcgcggctgccggcgccgcagtcaccgtcgctgtcggcaccgcggccgcgtgggcacacgccggtgcgccccagcaccgctgcatccACGACGCGATGCAGGCCCGCGTGCTGCAGTCGGTGGCGGCTCAGCGCATGGCCCCCAGCGCGGTGTCCGCGGTGGGCCTGCCGTACGTGTCCGTGGTCCCCGTCGAGAACGCCAGCACCCTCGACTACTCGCTATCGGACAGCACGTCGCCCGGTGTTGTGCGCGCCGCGAACTggggcgcgctgcgcatcgccgtctccgccgaAGACCTCACCGACCCCGCCTACCACTGCGCTCGTGTTGGGCAGCGCGTCAACAACCACGCCGGCGACATCGTCACCTGCACCGCCGAGGACATCCTCACCGACGAGAAGCGCGACACCCTCGTCAAGCACCTCGTcccgcaggcgctgcagctgcacagggAGCGCCTGAAGGTGCGGCAGGTGCAGGGCAAGTGGAAGGTGACGGGCATGGCGGCCGACGTGTGCAGCTACTTCAAGGTGCCGCCGGAGCACATCACGGAAGGCGTGACCAACACCGACTTCGTGCTGTACGTCGCCTCCGTGCCGAGCGAGGAGAGTGTGCTGGCGTGGGCCATGACCTGCCAGGTGTTCCCTGACGGCCACCCAGCTGTCGGCGTCATCAACATCCCCGCGGCGAACATTGCGGCGCGGTACGACCAGCTCGTCACGCGTGTCGTCACGCACGAgatggcgcacgcgctgggCTTCAGCGACACATTCTTTGAGGCCGTCGGCATCGTGCAAGAGGTGCCGCACGTTCGCGGCAAGGACTTTAATGTGTCGGTGATCACCAGCagcacggtggtggcgaaggcGCGTGAGCAgtacggctgctgctgcttgtggTATCTGGAGATTGAGGACCAGGGCGGTGCGGGCTCCGCCGGGTCGCATATCAAGATGCGCAACGCGCAGGACGAGCTCATGGCGCCTGCCGCATCTGCCGGGTACTACACCGCCCTGACCATGGCCGTCTTCCAGGACCTCGGCTTCTACCAGGCGGACTTCAGCAAGGCCGAGGCGATGCCGTGGGGCCGGAACGCCGGCTGCGCCTTCCTCAGCGAGAAGTGCATGGCGAAGAACGTCACGAAGTGGCCGGCGATGTTCTGCAATGAGAGTGCGGACGCCATACGGTGCCCCACCGACCGTCTGAGCCTCGGAACTTGTGGTATAACAGCATACAATACTTCGTTGGCGACGTACTGGCAGTACTTCACCAACGCGTCCCTCGGGGGCGACTCGGCATTCCTGGACTACTGCCCGACTGTTGTTGACTACAGTGACGGCTCGTGCAATCAGGATGCGTCGACGGCACCGGACCTTTTCGCTGCGTTCAACGTCTTCTCCGAGACCGCGCGGTGCATCGATGGCGCCTTCACGCCGAAGAACAGAACCGCTGCGGATGGATACTACGGCGGCCTGTGCGCCAACGTGAAGTGCGACACGgtcacgcgcacgtacagcGTCCAGgtgcgcggcagcaacggctaCGTGAACTGCACGCCGGGCCTCAGAGTTAAGTTGAGCAGCGTGAGCGACGCCTTCGAGAAGGGCGGCTACGTCACGTGCCCGCCGTACGTGGAGGTGTGCCAGGGCAACGTCAAAGCTGCCAAGGACTTTGCAGGCGACACCgacagctccagcagcgccgatgacgctgccgacaaagaggcgatgcagcggtggAGTGACAGGGTGGCCGCCTTGGCTActgcgacgacgctgctgctagGAATggtgctctctctcgtgaCACTCCTCGTGGTGCGGCTACTCCTTACCAGCTCCccctggtgctgctgcagactGGGGGGGCTCCCGACGTGA
- a CDS encoding GP63, leishmanolysin — MSVDSSSTHRNRCVAARLVRLAAAGAAVTVAVGTAAAWAHAAAPQHRCIHDAMQARVRQSVAAQRMAPSAVSAVGLPHVTLDAADTAAGADPSTGTPRNVVRAANWGALRIAVSAEDLTDPAYHCARVGQRVNNRVGDIVTCTAEDILTDEKRGILVKHLVPQALQLHRERLKVRQVQGKWKVTGMAADVCSYFKVPPAHVTGGVSNTDFVLYVASVPSEESVLAWATTCQVFPDGHPAVGVINIPAANIAARYDQLVTRVVTHEMAHALGFSGTFFDAVGILRDVPNVRGKPYFALMINSSTAVAKAREQYGCNSLEYLEMEDQGDAGSAGSHIKMRNAQDELMAASASAGYYTALTMAVFQDLGFYQADFSKAEAMPWGRNAGCAFLSEKCMENGITKWPAMFCNESADAIRCPTSRLSVGMCDVTRYQALPPYLQYFTDPFLAGSSAFMDYCPAVVPFADGNCGQSASEADAAFKAFNVFSDAARCIDGAFRPKTTHGLIKSYAALCANVKCDTATRTYSVQVRGSSGYANCTPGLRFELSTVSDAFEKGGYVTCPPYVEVCQGNPQAIKDGGNAAAGRRGPRAAATALVVAALLAVAL; from the coding sequence ATGTCcgtcgacagcagcagcacgcaccggaaccgctgcgtcgccgcgcgcctggtgcgcctcgcggctgccggcgccgcagtcaccgtcgctgtcggcaccgcggccgcgtgggcacacgccgctgcgccccagcaccgctgcatccACGACGCGATGCAGGCCCGCGTGCGGCAGTCGGTGGCGGCTCAGCGCATGGCCCCCAGCGCGGTGTCCGCGGTGGGCCTGCCGCACGTGACTCTCGACGCCGCggacaccgctgccggcgccgatcCCAGCACGGGCACCCCGCGCAACGTTGTGCGCGCCGCGAACTggggcgcgctgcgcatcgccgtctccgccgaAGACCTCACCGACCCCGCCTACCACTGCGCTCGTGTCGGGCAGCGCGTCAACAACCGCGTTGGCGACATTGTCACCTGCACCGCCGAGGATATCCTCACCGACGAGAAGCGCGGCATCCTCGTCAAGCACCTCGTcccgcaggcgctgcagctgcacagggAGCGGCTGAAGGTGCGGCAGGTGCAGGGCAAGTGGAAGGTGACGGGCATGGCGGCCGACGTGTGCAGCTACTTcaaggtgccgccggcgcacgtCACCGGAGGCGTGAGCAACACCGACTTCGTGTTGTACGTCGCCTCTGTGCCGAGCGAGGAGAGTGTGCTGGCGTGGGCCACGACCTGCCAGGTGTTCCCTGACGGCCACCCAGCCGTCGGCGTCATCAACATCCCCGCGGCGAACATTGCGGCGCGGTACGACCAGCTCGTCACGCGTGTCGTCACGCACGAgatggcgcacgcgctgggCTTCAGCGGCACATTCTTTGACGCCGTCGGCATCCTGCGCGACGTGCCGAACGTACGTGGAAAGCCGTATTTCGCACTCATGAtcaacagcagcacggcggtggcgaaggcgcgTGAGCAGTACGGCTGCAACAGCTTGGAGTATCTGGAGATGGAGGACCAGGGCGATGCGGGCTCCGCCGGGTCGCATATCAAGATGCGCAACGCGCAGGACGAGCTCATGGCGGCTTCCGCATCTGCCGGGTACTACACCGCCCTGACCATGGCCGTCTTCCAGGACCTCGGCTTCTACCAGGCGGACTTCAGCAAGGCCGAGGCGATGCCGTGGGGCCGGAACGCCGGCTGCGCCTTCCTCAGCGAGAAGTGCATGGAGAACGGCATCACGAAGTGGCCGGCGATGTTCTGCAATGAGAGTGCGGACGCCATACGGTGCCCCACCAGTCGCCTCAGCGTCGGAATGTGCGATGTTACCCGCTACCAAGCGCTTCCGCCGTACTTGCAGTACTTCACGGACCCGTTCCTGGccggcagctccgccttcaTGGACTACTGCCCTGCGGTGGTGCCCTTCGCTGATGGCAACTGCGGGCAGAGTGCCTCTGAAGCCGACGCAGCCTTTAAGGCCTTCAACGTCTTCTCCGACGCGGCGCGCTGCATCGACGGCGCCTTCAGACCGAAGACGACTCACGGTCTAATCAAGTCGTACGCCGCCCTGTGCGCCAACGTGAAGTGCGACAcggccacgcgcacgtacagcGTCCaggtgcgcggcagcagcggctacGCCAACTGCACGCCGGGCCTCAGGTTTGAGCTGAGCACCGTGAGCGACGCCTTCGAGAAGGGCGGCTACGTCACGTGCCCGCCGTACGTGGAGGTGTGCCAGGGCAACCCGCAGGCTATCAAGgacggcggcaacgccgcgGCTGGTCGCCGTGGtccgcgcgccgcggcgacggcgctggtggtggccgcgctgctcgccgtGGCGCTCTAG